The proteins below are encoded in one region of Pseudoduganella armeniaca:
- a CDS encoding sulfate ABC transporter substrate-binding protein produces the protein MLSKKITALAAALALSLTAQAADISLLNVSYDPTRELYQDVNEAFAKDWKAKTGDNVKIKQSHGGSGKQGRAVIDGLEADVVTLALAYDIDAIAERGLLNKDWQKRLGHNSTPYSSTIVFLVRKGNPKGIKDWSDLVKPGIQVITPNPKTSGGARWNHLAAYGYALRQPGGSDATAREYLKKLYKNVPVLDSGARGATTTFVERGIGDVLIAWENEALLAIKELGPDKVQIVAPSVSILAEPPVAIVDKVVDKRGTRKVAEAYLNFLYTDAAQELIAKNYYRPTVEKEAKKYAAQFPNVKLFTLGEVAGDWTRAQKTHFADGGVFDQIYQK, from the coding sequence ATGCTGTCCAAAAAAATTACCGCGCTTGCCGCCGCTCTGGCCCTGTCCCTGACCGCGCAAGCCGCCGACATCAGCCTGCTCAACGTTTCCTACGACCCGACCCGCGAACTGTACCAGGACGTCAACGAGGCGTTCGCCAAGGACTGGAAGGCCAAGACCGGCGACAACGTCAAGATCAAGCAATCGCATGGTGGCTCCGGCAAGCAGGGCCGCGCCGTCATCGACGGCCTGGAAGCGGACGTCGTTACCCTGGCGCTGGCCTATGACATCGACGCGATCGCCGAGCGCGGCTTGCTGAACAAGGACTGGCAGAAGCGCCTGGGGCATAACTCGACGCCGTACAGCTCGACCATCGTGTTCCTCGTCCGCAAGGGCAATCCGAAAGGCATCAAGGACTGGAGCGACCTGGTGAAGCCGGGCATCCAGGTCATCACGCCAAATCCGAAAACCTCGGGCGGCGCGCGCTGGAATCACCTGGCGGCTTATGGCTACGCGCTGCGCCAGCCGGGCGGCAGCGACGCCACCGCACGCGAATACCTGAAAAAGCTGTACAAGAACGTGCCGGTGCTGGACTCCGGCGCGCGCGGCGCCACGACCACCTTCGTCGAGCGCGGCATCGGCGACGTGCTGATCGCCTGGGAGAACGAAGCGTTGCTGGCAATTAAGGAGCTGGGCCCGGACAAGGTGCAGATCGTGGCGCCGTCCGTCTCGATCCTGGCCGAGCCGCCGGTGGCCATCGTCGACAAGGTGGTCGACAAGCGCGGCACCCGCAAGGTGGCCGAGGCCTACCTGAACTTCCTGTACACGGACGCGGCACAGGAGCTGATCGCCAAGAACTACTACCGCCCGACGGTCGAGAAGGAAGCGAAGAAGTACGCCGCGCAGTTCCCCAACGTGAAGCTGTTCACGCTGGGCGAGGTGGCCGGCGACTGGACCCGCGCGCAGAAGACGCATTTCGCCGACGGCGGCGTGTTCGACCAGATCTACCAGAAATAA
- a CDS encoding diacylglycerol kinase yields the protein MSKPVSEFKSKSGLKRILSAFFYSVDGLKSAWRHEHAFRQELTLFIVGGIVAMLLPISAFQKLALVGVLVIVLIVELINSAIEAVVDRISLERHPLSKNAKDFGSAAVLLSCGLALATWAVVLFNRFY from the coding sequence ATGTCCAAGCCTGTCAGTGAATTCAAGAGCAAAAGCGGCCTGAAACGCATCCTGTCCGCATTTTTCTACTCGGTCGATGGCCTGAAGTCGGCGTGGCGTCACGAGCACGCGTTCCGCCAGGAGCTGACGCTGTTCATCGTTGGCGGCATCGTTGCCATGCTGCTGCCGATCTCGGCCTTCCAGAAGCTGGCGCTGGTCGGCGTCCTCGTCATCGTGCTGATCGTCGAGCTGATCAATTCCGCCATCGAGGCGGTGGTGGACCGCATCTCGCTCGAGCGCCATCCGCTGTCGAAAAACGCCAAGGACTTCGGCAGCGCGGCCGTGCTGCTGAGCTGCGGGCTGGCCCTGGCCACGTGGGCCGTGGTGTTGTTCAATCGGTTTTACTGA
- a CDS encoding IclR family transcriptional regulator, translating into MKIEPVPEQKTTIQVIERMVALLDALAKYPDPVSLKELSKVSGLHPSTAHRILNDMVLTRFVDRIEPGTYRLGMRLLELGNVVKSRLSVREAALDFMRSLHKKTQQTINLSVRQGDEIVYIDRAFSERSGMQVVRAIGGRGPLHLTSTGKLFLSVDEPKAIRAYATRTGLAGHNKNSITDLGKLERELSLVRARGYARDNEELELGVRCMAAGIRDDSGKLVAGLSISAPADRLQEEWLEDLVNTANQISATLGYRPVAE; encoded by the coding sequence ATGAAAATCGAACCCGTCCCGGAACAGAAGACCACCATCCAGGTCATCGAACGCATGGTCGCCCTGCTCGATGCGCTGGCCAAGTATCCCGATCCCGTCAGCCTGAAGGAATTGTCCAAGGTCTCCGGCCTGCACCCCTCCACGGCCCACCGCATCCTGAACGACATGGTGCTGACGCGCTTCGTCGACCGCATCGAGCCCGGTACCTATCGCCTCGGCATGCGCCTGCTGGAGCTGGGCAACGTCGTCAAGAGTCGCCTCTCGGTGCGCGAGGCGGCGCTGGACTTCATGCGCTCGCTGCACAAGAAGACCCAGCAGACCATCAATCTTTCCGTGCGCCAGGGCGACGAGATCGTCTACATCGACCGCGCGTTCTCGGAACGCTCCGGCATGCAGGTCGTGCGCGCCATCGGCGGGCGCGGCCCGCTGCACCTGACCTCCACCGGCAAGCTGTTCCTCTCGGTGGACGAGCCGAAGGCCATCCGCGCCTATGCCACCCGCACGGGGCTGGCAGGCCACAACAAGAACTCGATCACGGATCTGGGCAAGCTCGAGCGCGAGCTGTCGCTGGTACGGGCACGCGGCTATGCGCGCGACAACGAGGAACTGGAACTGGGCGTACGCTGCATGGCGGCCGGCATCCGCGACGACAGCGGCAAGCTGGTGGCGGGACTGTCGATCTCGGCGCCGGCGGACCGGCTGCAGGAGGAGTGGCTGGAAGACCTCGTGAATACGGCCAACCAGATTTCGGCGACGTTGGGGTATCGGCCGGTGGCGGAGTAG
- a CDS encoding serine hydrolase, translating to MYKLIVGALVSALCLSVPAPAVHAAQTKKSSVKKVVVKKQGKVAKAGIRRAANFSAEPRERIVRRIVTERGKRKVVYQRITTAAPVLAAAVARPTMGDLAGLNLTRDPLDLKSNVALVLDQSNSEVLFEKNANVALPIASITKMMTGLVVVEANQDMDEVLTVTDEDVDRAKFSSSRLKVGDQLTRRNMLHIALMSSENRAASALGRNYPGGLPAFVEAMNAKAQALGMNDTRYVDSSGLSKQNVASARDLAKLALAAYQHPILREFSTDPKAIIERNGRPVQFGTTNGLVTPNSGWEIGLQKTGFINEAGRCVMMQAVVEGRAVIMVLLDAKGTAARVADAMRMRKWLAALKSPGFSDATSGATATSTGSLGGSGGAGIYSTSMVAPRAGGM from the coding sequence ATGTATAAGCTGATCGTGGGTGCGCTGGTTTCGGCGCTGTGCCTGTCGGTGCCGGCCCCAGCCGTGCACGCTGCACAGACCAAGAAGAGCAGTGTCAAGAAGGTCGTCGTCAAGAAGCAGGGCAAGGTCGCCAAGGCCGGCATCCGCCGTGCCGCCAACTTCTCGGCCGAGCCGCGCGAGCGCATCGTGCGCCGTATCGTCACGGAACGCGGCAAGCGCAAGGTGGTCTACCAGCGCATCACGACGGCGGCGCCGGTGTTGGCGGCAGCCGTGGCCCGCCCCACGATGGGCGACCTGGCCGGCCTGAACCTGACGCGCGACCCGCTCGACCTGAAATCCAACGTGGCCCTCGTGCTCGACCAGAGCAACTCGGAGGTGCTTTTCGAGAAAAACGCCAATGTGGCGCTGCCGATCGCGTCGATCACGAAGATGATGACGGGCCTGGTCGTGGTCGAGGCCAACCAGGACATGGACGAGGTTCTCACGGTGACCGACGAGGATGTCGACCGCGCCAAGTTCTCCAGCTCGCGCCTGAAGGTTGGCGACCAGCTGACGCGCCGCAATATGCTGCACATTGCACTGATGAGCTCGGAAAACCGGGCCGCCTCCGCGCTCGGTCGTAATTATCCGGGCGGGCTGCCGGCGTTTGTCGAGGCGATGAACGCCAAGGCGCAGGCGCTGGGCATGAACGACACGCGTTATGTCGATTCGAGCGGTTTGTCCAAGCAGAACGTCGCCAGCGCGCGTGACCTGGCCAAGCTGGCACTCGCTGCCTACCAGCACCCGATCCTGCGTGAATTCTCGACCGACCCGAAAGCGATCATCGAACGCAACGGCCGTCCCGTGCAGTTCGGCACGACCAACGGCCTCGTCACACCGAATTCCGGCTGGGAGATCGGCCTGCAGAAAACCGGCTTCATCAACGAGGCCGGGCGTTGCGTGATGATGCAGGCGGTCGTCGAAGGCCGCGCCGTCATCATGGTGTTGCTGGATGCAAAGGGCACGGCCGCGCGCGTGGCCGATGCGATGCGGATGCGCAAATGGCTGGCGGCGCTGAAGTCGCCGGGCTTCTCGGACGCGACGTCCGGCGCCACGGCGACGAGCACGGGCTCGCTGGGCGGCTCCGGCGGCGCCGGCATCTACAGCACCAGCATGGTTGCGCCGAGAGCAGGCGGCATGTAA
- a CDS encoding nitroreductase: MISTPEQQAVDAAIVSRRSIRAFLPTPVARDDIAAILDVARRAPSGTNTQPWKVYVLTGAARDGLCDAVTTAYLDPEQNAQHKEEYPYYPREWKSPFIDRRRKVGWDLYALLGLTRENKEGMAAQHARNFRFFDAPVGLIFTIDRIMEQGSWLDYGMFLQNVMVAARGRGLDTCPQAAWTQFHRIIAQQLALPDNEMVVCGMALGVADPSKAENGLVTEREPLDGFVHFLEA, encoded by the coding sequence ATGATTTCGACTCCGGAACAGCAGGCGGTGGATGCCGCCATCGTATCGCGCCGTTCGATCCGCGCCTTCCTGCCCACGCCCGTGGCGCGCGACGACATTGCCGCCATCCTGGACGTGGCGCGCCGCGCGCCCTCCGGCACCAACACGCAGCCGTGGAAGGTGTACGTGCTGACGGGCGCCGCCCGCGACGGCCTGTGCGACGCCGTCACGACCGCCTACCTCGATCCGGAACAGAATGCGCAGCACAAGGAAGAGTACCCGTACTACCCGCGCGAATGGAAGTCGCCCTTCATCGACCGCCGCCGCAAGGTCGGCTGGGACCTGTACGCACTGCTGGGCCTGACGCGCGAGAACAAGGAAGGCATGGCGGCCCAGCACGCCCGCAATTTCCGCTTCTTCGACGCACCCGTCGGCCTGATCTTCACGATCGACCGCATCATGGAGCAGGGCTCCTGGCTGGACTATGGCATGTTCCTGCAGAACGTCATGGTGGCGGCACGCGGCCGCGGGCTGGACACGTGCCCGCAAGCGGCGTGGACGCAATTCCACCGCATCATTGCGCAGCAGCTGGCATTGCCCGACAATGAAATGGTGGTGTGCGGCATGGCGCTGGGCGTTGCCGATCCGTCCAAGGCGGAGAACGGCCTGGTGACGGAACGTGAGCCGCTCGACGGTTTCGTACATTTTCTCGAGGCTTGA
- a CDS encoding DMT family transporter, which yields MTQSSIAAQTMPRHAFLSPVPLFFVFLWSTGFIVAKFGLPYAPPLTFLLLRFAGVLVILGPLILLMRAPWPRGKVGHIAVAGVLLQAGYLAGVWCAIKAGMPAGLSALIVGMQPILTAIAAPLVGERVRPRQWLGLLCGIGGVALVVAAKMSLVGLSWPALALCAGALLSITAGTLYQKRYCPQFDLRVGTVIQFAASAVVLLPFAVLFENLTPAFASVAWTPRFVGALLWSVLALSIGAIFLLFALIRRADATQVTSLMYLTPPTTAVMAWLMFGEAFSLLGIAGMVLAVLGVMLVVAKKT from the coding sequence ATGACTCAATCGTCAATTGCCGCGCAGACAATGCCGCGCCATGCCTTCCTGTCGCCCGTCCCGCTGTTTTTCGTGTTCCTGTGGAGTACGGGATTCATCGTGGCCAAGTTCGGCCTGCCGTACGCGCCGCCGCTGACGTTCCTGCTGCTGCGCTTTGCCGGCGTGCTCGTCATCCTGGGGCCGCTGATCCTGCTGATGCGCGCGCCATGGCCGCGTGGCAAGGTCGGCCATATCGCGGTGGCCGGCGTGCTGTTGCAGGCGGGCTACCTGGCCGGGGTCTGGTGCGCCATCAAGGCCGGCATGCCGGCCGGCTTGTCGGCCCTGATCGTCGGCATGCAACCGATCCTGACGGCCATCGCGGCGCCGCTGGTGGGCGAGCGGGTGCGCCCGCGCCAATGGCTGGGCCTGCTGTGCGGCATCGGCGGCGTCGCGCTGGTCGTGGCCGCCAAGATGTCGCTGGTGGGCCTGAGCTGGCCCGCGCTGGCGCTGTGCGCCGGAGCGCTGCTGTCGATCACGGCGGGCACCTTGTACCAGAAGCGCTACTGCCCGCAGTTCGACCTGCGCGTGGGTACGGTGATCCAGTTCGCCGCCTCGGCCGTCGTGCTGCTGCCGTTTGCCGTGCTGTTCGAGAACCTGACGCCGGCCTTTGCCAGCGTGGCGTGGACGCCGCGCTTTGTCGGCGCGCTGCTGTGGTCGGTGCTGGCACTGTCGATCGGTGCCATTTTCCTGCTGTTTGCGCTGATTCGCCGTGCCGATGCCACTCAGGTCACGAGCCTGATGTACCTGACACCGCCAACGACCGCCGTGATGGCCTGGCTGATGTTCGGCGAGGCGTTCAGCCTGCTGGGCATCGCCGGCATGGTGCTGGCCGTGCTGGGCGTGATGCTGGTCGTCGCCAAGAAAACCTAG
- a CDS encoding phasin family protein, with the protein MFSIPEQFSNATKANLESQFAIFSALTNKAFESVEKIVELNLSTAKASLEDSSAAAKQLLSAKDPQEFFSLTAARAQPNAEKAIAYSRSLATIATGTTAEFSRAAETQILETNRKVISLVDEVSKNAPAGTENAVALFKSALGSANAGYEQFTRTAKQASDAIEANVNAAVNQFTAAVKSAPTATANAA; encoded by the coding sequence ATGTTTTCGATCCCAGAACAATTTTCCAATGCGACCAAGGCCAACCTCGAAAGCCAGTTCGCCATCTTTTCCGCGCTGACCAACAAGGCGTTCGAAAGCGTCGAAAAAATCGTCGAGCTGAACCTGTCCACCGCCAAGGCATCGCTGGAGGATTCCTCCGCTGCCGCCAAGCAGCTGCTGTCCGCCAAGGACCCGCAGGAATTCTTCTCGCTGACCGCCGCGCGCGCCCAGCCGAACGCTGAAAAAGCCATCGCCTACAGCCGCAGCCTGGCCACGATCGCCACCGGCACGACCGCCGAGTTCTCGCGCGCGGCCGAAACGCAGATCCTGGAAACCAACCGCAAGGTCATCTCCCTGGTCGACGAAGTCTCGAAGAACGCCCCGGCCGGCACGGAAAACGCCGTGGCCCTGTTCAAGTCTGCCCTGGGCAGCGCCAATGCCGGCTACGAGCAGTTCACCCGCACGGCCAAGCAGGCCAGCGACGCCATCGAAGCCAACGTGAACGCCGCCGTGAACCAGTTTACCGCCGCCGTCAAATCGGCCCCGACGGCCACCGCCAACGCGGCTTAA
- a CDS encoding helix-turn-helix transcriptional regulator, with amino-acid sequence MTSRTPEQQHLLDQLTCIAEGLGRSLAPFCEVIVNDLLAPDQAVVAIHNNQSGRAVGDPATELGLARIADPALPQVLANYPNRFPDGRPCKGTSIGIRDSAGNYVAALCLNVDLTPVLNVQALLGQFASTERTAPVTESLAPAGAAALRQHIDGFAARHGTTARALKADERRALLRELKEAGLTELRRAMETVAAHLGVSRATVYKDFNSQGKS; translated from the coding sequence ATGACCTCACGCACACCCGAACAACAGCATCTGCTGGACCAGCTGACCTGCATCGCGGAAGGCCTGGGCCGCTCGCTGGCGCCCTTCTGCGAAGTGATCGTCAACGACTTGCTCGCTCCCGACCAGGCCGTCGTCGCCATCCACAACAACCAGTCCGGCCGCGCCGTCGGCGATCCCGCCACCGAGCTGGGGCTGGCGCGCATCGCCGACCCGGCCCTGCCCCAGGTGCTGGCCAACTACCCCAACCGCTTTCCCGACGGCCGGCCCTGCAAGGGCACGTCGATCGGCATCCGTGACAGCGCCGGCAACTATGTCGCCGCGCTGTGCCTGAACGTGGACCTGACGCCCGTGCTGAACGTGCAGGCGCTGCTGGGGCAGTTTGCCAGCACCGAACGGACGGCCCCGGTCACCGAATCGCTGGCGCCGGCCGGCGCGGCGGCGCTCCGCCAGCATATCGACGGCTTCGCCGCGCGCCACGGCACCACGGCGCGCGCGCTGAAGGCGGACGAGCGCCGGGCGCTGCTGCGCGAACTGAAGGAGGCCGGCCTGACGGAGCTGCGCCGGGCGATGGAAACGGTGGCGGCCCACCTGGGCGTGTCGCGCGCCACCGTCTACAAGGATTTCAACTCGCAAGGAAAATCATGA
- a CDS encoding threo-3-hydroxy-L-aspartate ammonia-lyase: MTELKLPTYDDVVAAAGRIAGLANRTPVLTSRTADEELGAQVFFKAENLQRTGAFKFRGASNALARLDAAQRKAGVVAFSSGNHAQGMALAAKLLGIPATIVMPHDAPALKVAATRGYGATVVMYDRYKEDREQIGRELAREHGLALIPPYDHFDVIAGQGTAAKELFEEVGELDYFFVCMGGGGLLSGSALATRALSPRCKLYGVEPEAGNDGQQSFRKGEIVHIDTPQTIADGAQTQHMGQLTFPIVRRDVDDILTVSDAQLVDAMRFYASRMKIIVEPTGCLSYAAARDMKDQLRGKKVGILISGGNVDLARFAQLLAQ, encoded by the coding sequence ATGACCGAACTGAAGCTTCCTACTTATGACGACGTCGTCGCGGCCGCCGGCCGCATCGCCGGCCTGGCCAACCGCACGCCGGTGCTGACGTCGCGCACGGCCGACGAGGAACTGGGCGCGCAGGTGTTCTTCAAGGCCGAGAACCTGCAGCGTACCGGTGCCTTCAAGTTCCGCGGCGCCAGCAACGCGCTGGCGCGGCTGGACGCGGCGCAGCGTAAGGCCGGCGTCGTCGCGTTCTCGTCCGGCAACCATGCGCAGGGAATGGCGCTGGCGGCGAAGCTGCTGGGGATTCCTGCCACCATCGTGATGCCGCACGACGCGCCGGCGCTGAAGGTGGCCGCGACGCGCGGCTACGGCGCCACCGTCGTGATGTACGACCGCTACAAGGAAGACCGCGAGCAGATCGGCCGCGAGCTGGCGCGTGAGCACGGCCTGGCGCTGATTCCGCCGTACGACCATTTCGACGTGATCGCCGGCCAGGGCACGGCCGCCAAGGAGCTGTTCGAGGAAGTGGGTGAGCTGGATTACTTCTTTGTCTGCATGGGCGGCGGCGGCCTGCTGTCCGGCTCGGCGCTGGCGACACGCGCGCTGTCGCCCCGCTGCAAGCTGTACGGCGTGGAACCGGAAGCGGGCAACGACGGCCAGCAATCGTTCCGCAAGGGCGAGATCGTGCACATCGACACGCCGCAGACGATCGCCGACGGCGCCCAGACCCAGCACATGGGCCAGCTGACGTTCCCGATCGTGCGGCGCGACGTGGACGACATCCTGACGGTCAGCGACGCCCAGCTGGTGGACGCGATGCGCTTCTACGCATCACGCATGAAGATCATCGTCGAACCGACCGGCTGCCTCAGCTACGCCGCAGCGCGCGACATGAAGGACCAGCTGCGCGGCAAGAAGGTTGGCATCCTGATCAGCGGTGGCAACGTCGACCTGGCCCGCTTCGCCCAGCTCCTCGCGCAATAA
- a CDS encoding ABC transporter ATP-binding protein → MGANAVSNVLKISGLKVAYGGIKAVKGIDLEVNEGELVTLIGANGAGKTTTLKAITGTLPACKVEGTISYLGQSLKGTQSFHLVERKLAMVPEGRGVFTRMTIQENLMMGAYTRNDKAGVEADIAKWFDIFPRLKERAGQLAGTLSGGEQQMLAMARALMCHPHLLLLDEPSMGLSPIMVDKIFEVIRNVSKEGITILLVEQNAKLALQAAHRGYVMDSGVITMTGNASDMLDDPRVKAAYLGE, encoded by the coding sequence ATGGGTGCCAATGCAGTAAGCAATGTCCTGAAGATTTCCGGCTTGAAGGTCGCGTACGGCGGCATCAAGGCCGTCAAGGGCATCGACCTGGAAGTCAACGAAGGCGAGCTGGTCACGCTGATCGGCGCCAACGGCGCCGGCAAGACCACGACCCTGAAGGCGATCACCGGCACCCTGCCGGCCTGCAAGGTCGAGGGCACGATCTCCTACCTGGGCCAGTCGCTGAAGGGCACGCAGAGCTTCCACCTGGTCGAGCGCAAGCTGGCGATGGTGCCGGAAGGGCGCGGCGTCTTCACGCGCATGACGATCCAGGAAAACCTGATGATGGGCGCCTACACCCGCAACGACAAGGCCGGCGTCGAGGCCGACATCGCCAAGTGGTTCGACATCTTCCCGCGCCTGAAGGAACGGGCGGGCCAGCTGGCCGGCACCTTGTCCGGCGGCGAGCAGCAGATGCTGGCGATGGCGCGCGCGCTGATGTGCCACCCGCACCTGCTGCTGCTGGACGAGCCGTCGATGGGCCTGTCGCCGATCATGGTGGACAAGATCTTCGAGGTGATCCGCAACGTGTCGAAGGAAGGCATCACGATCCTCCTGGTCGAGCAGAACGCCAAGCTGGCGCTGCAGGCCGCCCACCGCGGCTACGTGATGGACTCGGGCGTCATCACGATGACGGGCAATGCGAGCGACATGCTGGACGACCCGCGCGTCAAGGCAGCCTACCTCGGCGAGTAG
- a CDS encoding ABC transporter ATP-binding protein, protein MSEVILNIQGVNKRFGGLQALTDVGIKIERGQIYGLIGPNGAGKTTFFNVITGLYQPDTGTFELAGKPYSPSAPHTVAKAGIARTFQNIRLFGEMTALENVMVGRHVRSHQGVLGAIFRHKAAREEEASIRRRAQELLDFVGIGQFASRTSKYLSYGDQRRLEIARALATDPQLLALDEPAAGMNATEKLALRELLVKIKAEGKTVLLIEHDVKLMMGLCDRITVLEYGKRIAEGLPHEIQSNQAVIDAYLGGSH, encoded by the coding sequence ATGAGCGAAGTCATTCTGAATATCCAGGGCGTCAACAAGCGTTTCGGCGGCCTGCAAGCGCTGACCGACGTCGGCATCAAGATCGAACGGGGCCAGATCTACGGCCTGATCGGCCCGAACGGGGCCGGCAAGACCACGTTCTTCAACGTCATCACGGGGCTGTACCAGCCCGATACAGGCACCTTCGAGCTGGCCGGCAAGCCGTATTCGCCGTCCGCGCCGCACACGGTCGCGAAAGCGGGCATTGCCCGCACGTTCCAGAACATCCGCCTGTTCGGCGAGATGACGGCGCTGGAAAACGTCATGGTGGGGCGCCACGTGCGTTCGCACCAGGGCGTGCTGGGCGCCATCTTCCGCCACAAGGCGGCACGCGAGGAAGAAGCGTCGATCCGTCGCCGCGCGCAGGAGCTGCTGGACTTCGTCGGCATCGGCCAGTTCGCCAGCCGCACCTCGAAATACCTGTCCTACGGGGACCAGCGCCGGCTCGAGATCGCCCGCGCGCTGGCGACCGACCCGCAACTGCTGGCGCTGGACGAGCCGGCCGCCGGCATGAACGCCACCGAGAAGCTGGCGCTGCGCGAGCTGCTGGTGAAGATCAAGGCCGAGGGCAAGACGGTGCTGCTGATCGAGCACGACGTCAAGCTGATGATGGGCCTGTGCGACCGCATCACGGTGCTGGAATACGGCAAGCGCATCGCCGAGGGCCTGCCGCACGAAATTCAAAGCAACCAGGCCGTCATCGACGCCTATCTGGGAGGATCGCACTGA
- a CDS encoding ABC transporter permease subunit, which translates to MALLNFDTAKNPRKAYTSLALLLVVMLAFPFFAQNFGNSWVRIADLALLYIMLALGLNVVVGFAGLLDLGYIAFYALGAYLTGLLASPQFAVLLESLINLHPGTGEALAAVLGDDIRTNGIHLSVWFIVPLAALLAAMFGAILGAPTLKLRGDYLAIVTLGFGEIIRIFMNNLNDPINITNGPQGINLIDPIKVFGVDLAGAAGSGAMVQVGSLSIPSVNAYYFLFLLLTIATIFMTSRLQHSRLGRAWVAIREDEIAAKAMGINTRNVKLLAFSMGASFGGVAGAMFAAFQGFVSPESFSLTESIAVLAMVVLGGIGHIPGVVLGGALLAALPEVLRHVVEPLQQQLFGQILIEAEVLRQLLYGLAMVLIMLTRPAGLWPSPKHEDRPDADSDTKEQSSGVVPA; encoded by the coding sequence ATGGCACTGCTCAATTTCGATACCGCCAAGAACCCGCGCAAGGCCTACACGAGCCTGGCGCTGCTGCTGGTCGTCATGCTCGCGTTCCCGTTCTTCGCGCAGAACTTCGGCAACTCGTGGGTCCGCATCGCCGACCTGGCGCTGCTGTACATCATGCTGGCGCTGGGCCTGAACGTCGTGGTCGGCTTTGCCGGCCTGCTGGACCTGGGCTACATCGCGTTCTACGCGCTGGGCGCCTACCTGACGGGCCTGCTGGCCTCGCCCCAGTTCGCCGTGCTGCTGGAGTCGCTGATCAACCTGCACCCGGGCACCGGCGAGGCGCTGGCGGCCGTGCTGGGCGACGACATCCGTACCAACGGCATCCACCTGTCGGTGTGGTTCATCGTGCCGCTGGCCGCGCTGCTGGCCGCCATGTTCGGCGCCATCCTCGGTGCACCGACCCTGAAGCTGCGCGGCGACTACCTGGCCATCGTCACCCTGGGCTTCGGCGAGATCATCCGCATCTTCATGAACAACCTGAACGACCCGATCAACATCACCAACGGACCGCAGGGCATCAACCTGATCGATCCGATCAAGGTGTTCGGCGTCGACCTGGCCGGTGCCGCCGGTTCCGGCGCGATGGTGCAGGTGGGTTCGCTGTCGATCCCGTCGGTGAACGCCTACTACTTCCTGTTCCTGCTGCTGACGATCGCGACGATCTTCATGACGTCGCGCCTGCAGCACTCGCGCCTGGGCCGTGCCTGGGTGGCGATCCGCGAGGACGAGATCGCCGCCAAGGCGATGGGCATCAATACCCGCAACGTCAAGCTGCTGGCGTTCTCGATGGGCGCCTCGTTCGGCGGCGTCGCCGGCGCCATGTTCGCCGCGTTCCAGGGCTTCGTGTCGCCGGAATCGTTCTCGCTGACGGAGTCGATTGCCGTGCTGGCGATGGTGGTGCTGGGCGGTATCGGCCACATCCCCGGTGTCGTGCTGGGCGGTGCGCTGCTGGCGGCGCTGCCGGAAGTGCTGCGCCACGTCGTCGAGCCGCTGCAGCAGCAGCTGTTCGGCCAGATCCTGATCGAGGCCGAGGTGCTGCGCCAGCTGCTGTACGGCCTGGCGATGGTGCTGATCATGCTGACGCGTCCGGCCGGCCTGTGGCCGTCGCCGAAGCACGAGGACCGGCCCGATGCCGATTCCGACACCAAAGAACAATCGTCCGGCGTCGTGCCTGCCTGA